The following are encoded together in the Balaenoptera acutorostrata chromosome 9, mBalAcu1.1, whole genome shotgun sequence genome:
- the AASDHPPT gene encoding L-aminoadipate-semialdehyde dehydrogenase-phosphopantetheinyl transferase → MVFPAKRFCLVPAMEGVRWAFSCGAWLPSRAEWLLAVRSIQPEEKERIGQFVFARDAKAALAGRLMIRKLVAEKLNIPWNNIRLQRTAKGKPVLAKDSLNPYPNFNFNISHQGDYAVLAAESELQVGIDIMKTSFPGRGSIPEFFHIMKRKFTNKEWETIRSFKDEWTQLDMFYRNWALKESFIKAIGVGLGFELQRLEFDISPLNLDIGQVYKETRLFLDGEEEKEWAFEESKIDEHHFVAVALRKPNGSRHQNVSFQDDSKPTQRQFTILTFNDLISSAVPMTPEDPSFWDCFCFTEEISIRNGTKS, encoded by the exons ATGGTTTTCCCCGCTAAGCGTTTCTGCTTGGTGCCAGCAATGGAGGGCGTGCGCTGGGCCTTTTCCTGTGGCGCTTGGCTGCCGAGCCGAGCCGAATGGCTGCTCGCGGTGCGATCGATCCAGCCCGAGGAGAAGGAGCGCATTGGCCAGTTCGTCTTTGCACGCGACGCTAAGGCAGCTTTG GCTGGTCGTCTGATGATAAGGAAATTAGTTGCAGAGAAATTGAATATACCTTGGAATAATATTCGTTTGCAAAGAACTGCAAAAGGAAAACCAGTTCTTGCGAAAGACTCATTGAATCCTTACCCCAATTTCAACTTTAACATCTCTCATCAAGGAGACTATGCTGTACTTGCTGCGGAATCTGAGCTACAAGTTGGAATTGATATAATGAAGACTAGTTTTCCAG GTCGTGGTTcaattccagaattttttcatattATGAAAAGAAAGTTTACCAACAAAGAATGGGAAACAATCAGAAGCTTTAAGGATGAATGGACTCAGCTGGATATGTTTTATAGGAATTGG GCACTGAAAGAAAGCTTCATAAAAGCAATAGGTGTTGGATTAGGATTTGAATTGCAGCGGCTTGAATTTGATATATCCCCATTAAACCTGGATATAGGCCAAGTTTATAAAGAAACACGTTTGTTTCTggatggggaagaagaaaaagaatgggcATTTGAG gaaaGCAAAATAGATGAGCACCATTTTGTTGCAGTAGCTCTTAGGAAACCAAATGGATCTAGACATCAGAAT GTTTCATTTCAAGATGATTCTAAACCAACCCAGAGGCAGTTTACTATTCTCACCTTTAATGATTTAATATCATCTGCTGTTCCTATGACCCCTGAAGATCCTTCATTCTGGGACTGTTTTTGCTTCACAGAAGAAATTTCAATACGAAATGGTACAAAGTCATGA